One segment of Pontibacter akesuensis DNA contains the following:
- a CDS encoding TRAP transporter small permease, with the protein MKLRKTVDSVLFTLLVVLMSVMVLNVLWQVASRYVVQSPSSFTDELSRYLLIWVGLLGASYVSGKKLHLAIDIVPSKMQGKGARNLNIFIHLLVALFAFFVMVWGGINLVYITLTLGQTSASLGLPLGYVYTALPLSGLLIIFYSLMNLTEKEEDPEEIGKELA; encoded by the coding sequence ATGAAACTACGGAAAACGGTAGACAGTGTCCTTTTCACCCTGTTGGTGGTGCTGATGTCGGTGATGGTGTTGAACGTACTGTGGCAGGTGGCCTCCCGCTACGTGGTGCAGTCGCCTAGCTCTTTCACGGACGAACTGTCGCGGTACCTGCTGATCTGGGTAGGCTTGCTGGGCGCCAGCTACGTGAGCGGCAAAAAGCTGCACCTCGCCATCGATATTGTACCTTCTAAAATGCAGGGAAAGGGTGCCCGTAACCTCAACATCTTCATTCACCTGCTGGTGGCGCTATTCGCTTTTTTTGTGATGGTGTGGGGAGGCATCAACCTGGTGTACATCACCCTGACGCTGGGGCAAACCTCAGCCTCGCTCGGCCTGCCGTTGGGCTATGTATACACGGCCCTGCCGCTTAGCGGCCTGCTCATTATCTTCTACAGCCTCATGAACCTAACCGAGAAAGAGGAAGACCCAGAGGAGATCGGTAAGGAGTTGGCCTAG
- a CDS encoding TRAP transporter large permease: protein MDFLEIIVLVVSFLFLLIIGVPIAFSIGIAALLTMLVSIAPEAAFTTLAQRMATGLDSFALLAIPFFILAGQLMNRGGIASRLIDFAKGLVGTLPGGLAYVNIVACMLFGAISGSAVAAASAIGGIMTPRMVKEGYSRPFSAAVNITSATTGMIIPPSNILIVYSLASGGVSIAALFVAGYVPGILLGLALMSVAGFIAYKNKYPVSDRTPLKVVFKKFLDAVPSLLLLIVVIGGIIAGIFTATEASAIAVLYTLILSMVIYREVKVSELPDILIHTVITTAIVMLLIGTSMGMSWMMSYANIPQGVSEALLSISDNKIVVLIIINLILLFVGIFMDMTPAVLIFTPIFLPVVTALGVDPVHFGIMMVLNLCIGLCTPPVGSVLFVGCGVADISISKVIKPLVPMFLAMVVALLLVTYIPELSLWLPRVFGL from the coding sequence ATGGATTTTCTGGAGATTATAGTACTGGTAGTAAGCTTTCTTTTTTTGCTGATTATAGGTGTTCCGATTGCCTTTTCCATCGGCATTGCGGCGCTCCTGACTATGCTGGTAAGCATTGCGCCGGAAGCGGCCTTCACCACACTGGCCCAGCGCATGGCCACCGGCCTCGACAGCTTTGCCCTGCTGGCCATACCGTTCTTTATACTTGCCGGGCAGCTCATGAACCGGGGCGGCATCGCCAGCAGGCTCATTGACTTCGCCAAAGGCCTGGTGGGCACTTTACCGGGCGGCCTGGCCTACGTGAACATCGTGGCTTGCATGCTCTTTGGGGCTATCTCGGGCTCTGCGGTGGCCGCGGCCTCTGCCATCGGCGGCATCATGACGCCCCGCATGGTAAAGGAAGGCTACTCCCGCCCTTTCAGTGCGGCTGTCAACATCACGTCTGCCACCACCGGCATGATTATTCCGCCCAGTAACATCCTGATCGTTTACTCGCTCGCCAGCGGTGGCGTGTCTATTGCGGCTTTATTTGTGGCGGGCTACGTGCCGGGTATACTACTGGGACTGGCCCTGATGTCGGTAGCTGGCTTTATCGCTTACAAAAACAAGTATCCGGTTAGCGACCGAACGCCACTGAAAGTAGTGTTTAAAAAGTTTCTGGATGCCGTGCCAAGCCTGCTGCTGCTGATTGTGGTGATCGGAGGTATTATTGCCGGTATTTTTACCGCCACCGAGGCATCGGCCATTGCGGTGCTGTACACGCTCATACTTTCGATGGTGATTTACCGAGAGGTTAAGGTAAGCGAGCTACCAGACATACTTATTCATACGGTTATCACCACAGCCATTGTGATGCTGCTGATTGGCACGTCAATGGGTATGTCATGGATGATGTCTTACGCAAACATTCCCCAGGGGGTGAGCGAGGCATTGCTTTCCATCAGCGATAACAAGATTGTGGTGCTGATCATCATCAACCTGATCCTGCTGTTCGTTGGGATTTTCATGGACATGACGCCTGCCGTGCTTATTTTCACGCCTATCTTCCTGCCTGTGGTAACGGCGCTGGGCGTGGACCCGGTACACTTCGGTATCATGATGGTGCTGAACCTGTGCATCGGGCTGTGCACGCCTCCGGTGGGGTCGGTGCTGTTTGTGGGCTGCGGCGTGGCCGACATAAGTATAAGCAAAGTGATAAAACCGCTGGTCCCTATGTTCCTGGCAATGGTGGTTGCATTGCTTCTGGTAACGTACATTCCGGAGCTTAGCCTGTGGCTGCCAAGGGTTTTTGGCCTGTAG